A window of Clostridioides sp. ES-S-0010-02 genomic DNA:
TATAGTCAATATGGAGATATAATTATAGAAGATACAGGATTTGGATTTAGAGTAATTCCAGAAAATATGAAAGATCAAGGTGGAGGAGGATGCTCTGGTTGTTCAGGGTGCCACTAGAATTGATTTTTTAGTATATTGAGAACTCTCTTTGATAGAAATAATTTTCTATTCTAAGAGAGTTCTTTTTATTTTTAAGTAAGATAATGTATAATAAAAAATGTATTTTACTAATTTTTATATGTAAGGAGAATTTATTGTGAGAAGAAGACGAAAAAAAGGTGCAGATGAAAAACTTTTAAGTTATACAGAATATGTCTTAAGAGAAGATATAGACAAGTTAAAGGGCAAATGGAGTATAAAATTTGGAAATGATAATCCAATACATGTTGAATTTGGAACTGGAAAAGGTCAATTTATTACAACCTTGGCCAAGCAAAATCCTGATATAAACTATATTGCTATGGAATTAAAGGAAGAAGTACTTTTAAAGGCTGTTGAAAAAGCTGATGTTTCTAATTTAAATAATATATTATTTTTATGGGCTGATGTAAGTGATATTCTAAATTATTTTGAATCTAAAGAATTATCTAGGATTTATATAAATTTTTGTGACCCATGGCCAAAAAATAGATGGAGTAAAAGAAGACTTACTCATTCTGGATTTTTAGAGATGTATAATAATATTTTAGAAGATAATGGAGAAATTCATTTCAAAACAGATAATGAAAAATTATTCGAGTTTAGTTTAAATGAAATTGCTGCAAATAATTGGCTCTTAAAGAACATTTCTCTTGATTTAAGCAGTAGTGAGTATAAAAATAATGTTACAACAGAGTATGAGGATAAATTTATGTCACAAGGAATGCGAATATTTAGATGTGAAGCTAAAAAACGTAACTAGTAATATGTTTATAAGTTTAATAGTAGAAATTTATGCTAATTTATATTAATAAAGTGTACGAAAGTAGGCATATATAACAAGGAAACAGAGCCCTCTCATAGAAATTAATTTACTATGTAAAAAATTTTGTTTTATGTGGGAGGGTGCTATGAATTTAGCTAATTTAATACCATTTCTTATTTCTGCGACGGCTTTAAATCCAATAAATTCAAACGATAAGATTTTAAGTGAAAACCAACTTAAAGATATTTTTCCTGATGCTAACCTGAGAGCAGTTGTAAAGCGATATGTAAATCCAGATGAAATGACTATAAGTAATATAAAGGCTTTGGATGGTGAATTTTATGCAACTGGAGAAAATATTTCAAATTTAAAAGGTATATCATATCTTGAAAACATAGACAATTTTATTTTTTGGAACAATAACATAAAGGAACTTCCTAGAGAAATACTAGGTCTAAAAGATATGGACTCAATTAATCTTGCAAATAATTATTTAATTAATGATAATACAGTTAATTCTCTTTCAAATAATGGTGTAGATGTAAATTGTGATTTGAATTTTATTGATACAAAAGATAATCAATATAAATTAGATTCTAAATACCATAATATTGACATATCAAAAGGCGAGAGTATTGATTTGAGAAAAATAGTTACAAAGAAAATTGATAGTTATTACAAATACTGGGAAGTAACTAATAGCCTTCCGAAAGATTTAAACTTTGTGGTATCTGTAAGTGATAAGAGTATACTTTCATGTAAAGATATGATTATTAAGGGTAATAATAAAGGGCAAGCAGTAGTGAAAGTTATACTAAATGACAAAGATGATTTAAATACATCTCAAGAAGTTTTAATCACTGTAAATGTAAAATAACATAAAATAAAGTGTATATTTATACAACTTATTTAATTATTATATTTTTAATTTTAATATTAAATCAAAACAAAGGTTGCTAGTAACAAGGCACTAATATTAATGTTTTGTTACTAGCAACCTTTAGATATCTATAAATAGATTATCTAAAAAATCCCATTTCTTTTGTTAGTAGACCATATTCCTATTAAAATTATCAATGAATATACTATATACAAAACTATTCTTAT
This region includes:
- the trmB gene encoding tRNA (guanosine(46)-N7)-methyltransferase TrmB; the protein is MRRRRKKGADEKLLSYTEYVLREDIDKLKGKWSIKFGNDNPIHVEFGTGKGQFITTLAKQNPDINYIAMELKEEVLLKAVEKADVSNLNNILFLWADVSDILNYFESKELSRIYINFCDPWPKNRWSKRRLTHSGFLEMYNNILEDNGEIHFKTDNEKLFEFSLNEIAANNWLLKNISLDLSSSEYKNNVTTEYEDKFMSQGMRIFRCEAKKRN